The Nocardioides sp. S-1144 genome includes a region encoding these proteins:
- the kdpC gene encoding potassium-transporting ATPase subunit KdpC — protein MKDLSSLFRFSLAGLRLLVAMTLVLGLGYPLLVTGIARVAAPWQADGSLVTVTGAHTTDPDEAVGSALLGQLVDDPTLFQPRPSAAGDGYDPLSSYGSNLGPESPELVAAITERRAEVAAREGVAPDDVPPDAVTASASGLDPHISPAYAAIQVARVARGTGLAPDDVRALVEEHTEGRTLGILGEPRVDVLGLNIAVLAAAGAAG, from the coding sequence ATGAAGGACCTCTCCTCGCTCTTCCGCTTCAGCCTCGCCGGACTCCGGCTCCTGGTCGCGATGACCCTCGTGCTCGGCCTCGGCTACCCGCTGCTCGTCACCGGCATCGCCCGGGTCGCGGCGCCCTGGCAGGCCGACGGGTCGCTGGTGACCGTGACCGGCGCCCACACCACCGACCCGGACGAGGCGGTCGGCTCCGCCCTGCTCGGCCAGCTGGTCGACGACCCCACCCTCTTCCAGCCGCGGCCCTCGGCCGCGGGCGACGGCTACGACCCGCTGTCGTCCTACGGCTCGAACCTCGGGCCCGAGAGCCCGGAGCTGGTCGCCGCGATCACCGAGCGCCGCGCCGAGGTCGCCGCGCGCGAGGGCGTCGCCCCGGACGACGTGCCCCCGGACGCCGTCACCGCGTCCGCCTCGGGCCTCGACCCGCACATCTCCCCCGCCTACGCCGCGATCCAGGTCGCGCGGGTGGCCCGCGGGACCGGCCTGGCGCCGGACGACGTCCGCGCGCTCGTCGAGGAGCACACCGAGGGCCGGACCCTCGGGATCCTGGGCGAGCCGCGGGTCGACGTGCTCGGCCTGAACATCGCGGTGCTCGCCGCCGCGGGCGCTGCGGGATAG
- a CDS encoding ATP-binding protein, which produces MEQRRGRLTVYLGAAPGVGKTCAMLDEARRRVERGTDVVVGLVETHGRAHTEARTEGLEVLPRRTVEHRGTTFTDLDVDAVLARRPAVVCIDELAHTNVPGSAREKRAEDVEVIRAAGIDVVTTVNIQHLESLNDQVERITGVRQRETVPDAVVRSADQIQLVDMAPEALRRRMAHGNVYRPENVDASLTSYFRVGNLTALRELALLWLADRVDDALGDYRRAHRIDHPWPTKERVVVAVTGGPESETLIRRGAKLAERAVGSELLAVHVIADDGLRDPGERQVARAQQLVATLGGTFHTVVGEDVARAVVDFATGADATMLVVGVSRHGRLRRLLTGSSGDRIASLAGAVDVHLVTHAQAGRATRARGAGSSLSTRRQLAGWAAAVVLPVVLTWLLQRFEDTDQLPLAEMLLLAGTVLVALVGGLLPALAAAVVSFFTLNWFFTPPTGVLTVAEPANFVALLVYVAVAGGVATVVDRASRRAAEATLARTEAATMGALSRSVLTGHDTAEAVVARLRETFGQDAVSLLARTASGWQVVAASGGPCAATPDEGDTRVRVDDDHVLVLTGDPLRASDQRVLEGFAVQTSLVLEYRRLRTREDRAAALESAEATSTALLRAVSHDLRTPLATMRTSVDGLVGGGELVGPDDRAELVRSLDDGIDRLERLIDHLLDLSRLEAGLLQPVLRDRSLDEVLPLAVAGHPPGAVSLEVDESVPMVRTDVGMLERVVANLVGNAVRASRSTGATPVRVLAHVLPGTVEVLVVDRGPGVPAAQRERMFAPFQRLDDSSVGGLGLGLAVARGLTEALGGTLEAEDTPGGGLTMVLAVPRAEPPTGTGSGTGTGVGG; this is translated from the coding sequence GTGGAGCAGCGTCGGGGTCGGCTGACGGTCTACCTCGGCGCCGCGCCGGGCGTCGGCAAGACCTGCGCGATGCTCGACGAGGCCCGCCGCCGGGTCGAGCGCGGCACCGACGTCGTGGTCGGGCTCGTGGAGACGCACGGGCGCGCGCACACCGAGGCGCGCACCGAGGGCCTCGAGGTGCTGCCGCGCCGCACCGTGGAGCACCGCGGGACGACGTTCACCGACCTCGACGTCGACGCCGTCCTGGCCCGGCGCCCGGCGGTCGTGTGCATCGACGAGCTCGCGCACACCAACGTGCCGGGCAGCGCGCGCGAGAAGCGCGCCGAGGACGTCGAGGTGATCCGGGCCGCCGGCATCGACGTGGTCACCACCGTCAACATCCAGCACCTGGAGTCCCTCAACGACCAGGTCGAGCGGATCACCGGCGTCCGGCAGCGCGAGACCGTGCCGGACGCCGTCGTGCGCAGCGCCGACCAGATCCAGCTCGTCGACATGGCGCCGGAGGCCCTGCGCCGCCGGATGGCGCACGGCAACGTCTACCGGCCCGAGAACGTCGACGCCTCGCTCACGTCGTACTTCCGGGTCGGCAACCTGACCGCGCTGCGCGAGCTGGCCCTGCTGTGGCTGGCCGACCGGGTCGACGACGCGCTCGGCGACTACCGGCGCGCGCACCGCATCGACCACCCCTGGCCGACCAAGGAGCGGGTCGTCGTCGCGGTCACCGGCGGGCCGGAGTCGGAGACCCTCATCCGGCGCGGCGCCAAGCTCGCCGAGCGCGCCGTCGGGTCCGAGCTGCTCGCCGTCCACGTGATCGCCGACGACGGCCTGCGCGACCCCGGCGAGCGCCAGGTGGCCCGCGCCCAGCAGCTCGTCGCGACGCTCGGCGGCACGTTCCACACCGTCGTCGGCGAGGACGTCGCCCGGGCGGTCGTCGACTTCGCCACCGGCGCGGACGCCACCATGCTCGTCGTCGGCGTCTCGCGGCACGGGCGGCTGCGGCGGCTCCTCACCGGCAGCTCCGGTGACCGGATCGCCTCCCTCGCCGGCGCCGTCGACGTCCACCTGGTCACCCACGCCCAGGCCGGTCGGGCCACCCGGGCGCGCGGCGCCGGGTCGTCGTTGAGCACCCGGCGGCAGCTGGCCGGGTGGGCGGCGGCGGTGGTGCTGCCGGTGGTGCTCACCTGGCTGCTGCAGCGCTTCGAGGACACCGACCAGCTGCCGCTCGCCGAGATGCTCCTGCTGGCCGGCACCGTGCTGGTCGCGCTCGTCGGCGGCCTGCTGCCGGCGCTCGCGGCCGCCGTGGTCAGCTTCTTCACGCTCAACTGGTTCTTCACCCCGCCGACCGGGGTGCTCACCGTCGCCGAGCCGGCGAACTTCGTCGCGCTGCTGGTCTACGTGGCGGTCGCCGGCGGGGTCGCGACCGTCGTCGACCGCGCCTCGCGGCGGGCCGCCGAGGCGACCCTGGCGCGCACCGAGGCCGCCACCATGGGCGCCCTGTCGCGCTCGGTGCTCACCGGCCACGACACCGCCGAGGCCGTCGTCGCGCGGCTGCGCGAGACCTTCGGCCAGGACGCCGTCTCGCTGCTCGCGCGCACGGCGTCCGGCTGGCAGGTGGTGGCGGCCAGCGGCGGCCCGTGCGCCGCGACGCCCGACGAGGGCGACACGCGGGTGCGGGTCGACGACGACCACGTCCTGGTGCTGACCGGCGACCCGCTGCGCGCCAGCGACCAGCGCGTGCTGGAGGGCTTCGCGGTGCAGACGTCGCTGGTGCTGGAGTACCGCCGGCTCCGCACCCGCGAGGACCGGGCCGCCGCGCTCGAGTCGGCCGAGGCGACGTCCACCGCCCTGCTCCGCGCCGTCTCCCACGACCTCCGGACGCCGCTGGCCACGATGCGCACCTCGGTCGACGGCCTGGTGGGCGGCGGCGAGCTCGTGGGTCCCGACGACCGCGCCGAGCTGGTGCGCTCCCTCGACGACGGCATCGACCGGCTCGAGCGGCTCATCGACCACCTGCTCGACCTGTCCCGCCTCGAGGCCGGCCTGCTGCAGCCGGTGCTGCGCGACCGGTCGCTCGACGAGGTGCTGCCGCTCGCCGTCGCCGGCCACCCGCCCGGCGCGGTCTCGCTCGAGGTCGACGAGTCGGTGCCGATGGTGCGCACCGACGTCGGGATGCTGGAGCGGGTGGTCGCCAACCTGGTCGGCAACGCCGTCCGCGCCTCGCGGTCGACCGGCGCGACGCCGGTGCGGGTGCTGGCCCACGTGCTGCCGGGGACGGTCGAGGTGCTCGTGGTCGACCGGGGCCCGGGCGTCCCGGCGGCCCAGCGGGAGCGGATGTTCGCGCCGTTCCAGCGGCTCGACGACTCCTCCGTCGGCGGGCTGGGCCTCGGCCTGGCCGTGGCGCGCGGGCTCACCGAGGCGCTCGGTGGCACGCTGGAGGCCGAGGACACGCCGGGCGGCGGCCTGACGATGGTGCTGGCGGTGCCGCGGGCCGAGCCGCCGACGGGGACGGGCTCAGGGACGGGCACGGGGGTGGGCGGGTGA
- a CDS encoding HAD family hydrolase — protein MTQPDATWVPRLVALDIDGTLLKWVQGEGTTHEEVAPRVHDAIHRALDAGAHVVLASGRSPHDMTTIADLLDLHGHEQERLWVVASNGAVIFRYLPGGEAEIVHEDLFDAAPAVRAILELRPGARVAVEDRGRGYRVTSPFPDGELAGEMVTADVEELVANPVSRVIIRDPDATAEDFVALAADLGLHGTDYVVGWTAWLDLTPVGVSKASGLQHVCDELGLGAEDALAIGDGRNDLEMLAWARRGVAMGQAVEEVRAAADAVTGTVYEDGVAVELDRWFP, from the coding sequence ATGACGCAGCCGGACGCGACCTGGGTTCCCCGACTGGTCGCCCTCGACATCGACGGCACCCTCCTGAAGTGGGTCCAGGGCGAGGGCACCACCCACGAGGAGGTCGCGCCCCGGGTGCACGACGCCATCCACCGCGCGCTCGACGCCGGGGCGCACGTCGTCCTGGCCTCGGGGCGCTCGCCGCACGACATGACCACCATCGCCGACCTCCTCGACCTCCACGGCCACGAGCAGGAGCGGCTCTGGGTCGTGGCCAGCAACGGCGCGGTGATCTTCCGCTACCTCCCCGGCGGCGAGGCCGAGATCGTCCACGAGGACCTCTTCGACGCCGCGCCGGCCGTGCGCGCGATCCTCGAGCTGCGCCCGGGCGCCCGGGTCGCCGTCGAGGACCGCGGCCGCGGCTACCGGGTGACCTCGCCGTTCCCCGACGGCGAGCTGGCCGGGGAGATGGTCACCGCCGACGTCGAGGAGCTCGTGGCCAACCCGGTCAGCCGCGTCATCATCCGCGACCCCGACGCCACCGCCGAGGACTTCGTCGCCCTGGCCGCCGACCTCGGGCTGCACGGCACCGACTACGTCGTCGGCTGGACCGCCTGGCTCGACCTCACGCCCGTCGGCGTCTCCAAGGCCTCCGGGTTGCAGCACGTGTGCGACGAGCTCGGCCTCGGCGCCGAGGACGCCCTCGCCATCGGCGACGGCCGCAACGACCTCGAGATGCTCGCGTGGGCGCGCCGTGGCGTCGCCATGGGCCAGGCCGTCGAGGAGGTCCGCGCGGCCGCCGACGCCGTCACCGGGACCGTCTACGAGGACGGCGTCGCCGTCGAGCTCGACCGCTGGTTCCCGTGA
- a CDS encoding YegS/Rv2252/BmrU family lipid kinase gives MLDRPRTVQLGWAAGCLLLMGVLTLAVGQDWAWLVDVDDRGRSARTWAVDDAGLLPFLHVVEDVFGTIAMTGYTVVLCVVIYYKGHRRAAEYAGGVMLVTALATSGLKSLVGRVRPDWQHPEHVLDNGAFPSGHASGIAAFGGVAIVLSVMLVRKAVVRRLVLVFVALAVVLVCADRLMLGRHYPSDVVGGVLLGATVVLLGLVVFSPLPRSHALKIEPLPEALPSAKRLAVVLNPIKVEDVAAFKSTVTAMARAAGWQDPRWHLTTPEDSGTGQAELASVQGADLVIVCGGDGTVREVCAELAGTGIPVGIVPAGTGNLLARNLDIPLYIRAAIDIALTGQDRAIDMVAVRGDGGDPHGEPDAEHPGGFESYFMVMAGMGFDAAIMEGVNEDIKKKVGWLAYVLSALKSLMFPPTRVEISVDGGEFTKHRARTIVVGNVGYLQAGMPLLPDASIDDGQLDVVLLYPRRFLSWIPLAVRVLAKRSRTDDTINRMTGRTVSIRAGADTPRQLDGDSIGPGRELHMECIHGRLLVRVPR, from the coding sequence TTGCTCGACCGACCACGCACCGTCCAGCTGGGCTGGGCCGCGGGCTGCCTGCTCCTGATGGGGGTGCTCACCCTCGCCGTCGGCCAGGACTGGGCCTGGCTCGTCGACGTCGACGACCGCGGCCGCTCCGCCCGCACGTGGGCGGTCGACGACGCCGGCCTGCTGCCGTTCCTGCACGTGGTCGAGGACGTCTTCGGCACCATCGCGATGACCGGCTACACGGTCGTGCTCTGCGTGGTCATCTACTACAAGGGTCACCGTCGCGCCGCCGAGTACGCCGGCGGCGTGATGCTGGTGACGGCGCTCGCCACCAGCGGCCTGAAGTCGCTGGTCGGCCGGGTCCGACCCGACTGGCAGCACCCCGAGCACGTGCTCGACAACGGCGCCTTCCCGTCCGGCCACGCCTCGGGCATCGCGGCGTTCGGCGGCGTCGCGATCGTGCTCTCGGTGATGCTGGTGCGCAAGGCGGTCGTGCGGCGCCTCGTCCTGGTGTTCGTCGCGCTGGCCGTCGTCCTCGTCTGCGCCGACCGGCTGATGCTGGGGCGGCACTACCCCAGCGACGTCGTCGGCGGCGTCCTGCTCGGGGCGACGGTCGTGCTCCTCGGACTCGTCGTGTTCAGCCCGCTCCCGCGCAGCCACGCGCTGAAGATCGAGCCGCTGCCCGAGGCGCTGCCCTCGGCCAAGCGCCTCGCCGTCGTGCTGAACCCGATCAAGGTCGAGGACGTCGCGGCGTTCAAGAGCACGGTCACCGCCATGGCGCGGGCGGCCGGCTGGCAGGACCCCCGGTGGCACCTGACCACCCCCGAGGACTCCGGCACCGGTCAGGCCGAGCTGGCCTCGGTCCAGGGCGCCGACCTGGTGATCGTGTGCGGCGGCGACGGCACCGTGCGCGAGGTCTGCGCCGAGCTCGCCGGCACCGGCATCCCGGTCGGGATCGTGCCGGCCGGCACCGGCAACCTGCTGGCCCGCAACCTCGACATCCCGCTCTACATCCGCGCCGCGATCGACATCGCGCTCACCGGCCAGGACCGGGCGATCGACATGGTCGCCGTCCGCGGCGACGGCGGCGATCCGCACGGCGAGCCGGACGCCGAGCACCCGGGCGGCTTCGAGAGCTACTTCATGGTGATGGCCGGGATGGGCTTCGACGCCGCGATCATGGAGGGCGTCAACGAGGACATCAAGAAGAAGGTCGGCTGGCTGGCCTACGTGCTGTCGGCGCTGAAGTCGCTGATGTTCCCGCCGACCCGCGTGGAGATCTCCGTCGACGGCGGCGAGTTCACCAAGCACCGGGCCCGCACGATCGTCGTCGGCAACGTCGGCTACCTGCAGGCCGGGATGCCGCTGCTGCCCGACGCCTCCATCGACGACGGCCAGCTCGACGTGGTGCTGCTCTACCCGAGGCGCTTCCTGTCGTGGATCCCGCTCGCCGTGCGGGTGCTCGCCAAGCGCTCCCGCACCGACGACACCATCAACCGGATGACCGGGCGCACCGTGTCGATCCGCGCCGGCGCCGACACCCCCCGCCAGCTCGACGGCGACTCGATCGGGCCCGGCCGCGAGCTGCACATGGAGTGCATCCACGGCCGGCTCCTGGTGCGGGTCCCGCGCTGA
- the kdpA gene encoding potassium-transporting ATPase subunit KdpA gives MSEIVPTLLQVAVLVAALALTVPPLGRLLAHAYTSPRHLAVERVTYRVLRVDPDADQHWRTYAMSVLGFSLVGVLVLFAFGRLQQHLPLSLGFAALPPDGAWNTAVSFVTNTNWQWYSGEAALGHLMQMSGLTVQNFLSAGVGMAVAAAFARGLARRGGAGRVGNFWADLVRTVLRVLLPIALVAAVLLVATGVVQNLAGPHLVDTLTGGHQAITGGPVASQEAIKELGTNGGGFYNANSAHPFENPTPLSNLFEIFLILLVPFAMAWAFGLIVGDRRQGVAVLTVMGLLLAVSVALLTWAEMAGPGTAPQLAQGALEGKEQRFGTAGSALFAAATTGTSTGAVNTMHDSLTAPGGGVALFNMMLGEIAPGGVGSGLYGMLVLAVVTVFLCGLMVGRTPEYLGKKIGQREIVLVAAYVLTTPVLVLVGSAVALTASDGLAGLQESGPHGLTEAVYAVTSASNNNGSAFGGLTSGTPFWNTLLGLCMLLGRFLPMVVVLALAGRFATQPRLPAGAGTLPTHRPLFVVLLAGVALVVVGLTYVPVLALGPIVESLS, from the coding sequence GTGAGCGAGATCGTCCCGACCCTGCTGCAGGTCGCGGTGCTGGTCGCGGCGCTGGCGCTCACCGTGCCGCCGCTCGGCCGCCTGCTCGCGCACGCCTACACCTCCCCGCGACACCTCGCGGTCGAGCGGGTGACCTACCGGGTGCTGCGCGTCGACCCCGACGCCGACCAGCACTGGCGCACCTACGCGATGTCCGTGCTCGGCTTCTCGCTGGTCGGCGTCCTGGTGCTGTTCGCGTTCGGCCGGCTCCAGCAGCACCTGCCGCTGTCGCTGGGGTTCGCGGCGCTGCCGCCCGACGGCGCCTGGAACACCGCCGTCTCCTTCGTCACCAACACCAACTGGCAGTGGTACTCCGGCGAGGCCGCGCTCGGCCACCTGATGCAGATGTCGGGCCTCACCGTGCAGAACTTCCTCTCCGCCGGCGTCGGGATGGCGGTCGCGGCGGCCTTCGCCCGCGGTCTCGCGCGGCGCGGCGGGGCGGGACGGGTCGGCAACTTCTGGGCCGACCTGGTGCGCACCGTCCTGCGGGTGCTGCTGCCGATCGCCCTGGTCGCCGCCGTCCTGCTCGTCGCGACGGGCGTCGTCCAGAACCTCGCCGGCCCGCACCTCGTCGACACCCTCACCGGCGGCCACCAGGCCATCACCGGCGGACCGGTCGCCAGCCAGGAGGCGATCAAGGAGCTCGGCACGAACGGCGGCGGCTTCTACAACGCCAACTCCGCGCACCCCTTCGAGAACCCGACGCCGCTGTCGAACCTGTTCGAGATCTTCCTGATCCTGCTCGTCCCGTTCGCGATGGCCTGGGCGTTCGGGCTGATCGTCGGCGACCGCCGCCAGGGCGTCGCCGTCCTCACCGTGATGGGCCTCCTGCTCGCCGTCTCGGTCGCGCTCCTCACCTGGGCCGAGATGGCCGGTCCCGGCACCGCGCCCCAGCTCGCCCAGGGCGCCCTGGAGGGCAAGGAGCAGCGGTTCGGCACGGCCGGCTCCGCGCTGTTCGCCGCGGCCACCACCGGCACGTCGACCGGCGCGGTCAACACGATGCACGACTCCCTCACCGCCCCCGGCGGCGGCGTCGCGCTGTTCAACATGATGCTCGGCGAGATCGCGCCCGGCGGCGTCGGCTCGGGGCTCTACGGCATGTTGGTGCTGGCCGTCGTCACCGTCTTCCTCTGCGGCCTCATGGTCGGCCGCACCCCGGAGTACCTCGGCAAGAAGATCGGCCAGCGCGAGATCGTGCTGGTCGCGGCGTACGTGCTGACCACACCCGTGCTCGTCCTCGTCGGCAGCGCCGTCGCGCTGACCGCGTCCGACGGCCTCGCCGGCCTCCAGGAGAGCGGTCCGCACGGGCTGACCGAGGCCGTGTACGCCGTCACGTCGGCCTCGAACAACAACGGCTCGGCCTTCGGAGGTCTCACCTCCGGCACGCCGTTCTGGAACACCCTGCTCGGGCTGTGCATGCTGCTCGGCCGGTTCCTGCCGATGGTCGTGGTGCTGGCCCTGGCCGGACGGTTCGCCACCCAGCCCCGCCTGCCCGCGGGAGCCGGCACCCTGCCGACCCACCGTCCCCTGTTCGTCGTCCTGCTCGCGGGCGTGGCGCTGGTCGTGGTCGGGCTGACCTACGTGCCGGTGCTCGCCCTCGGTCCGATCGTGGAGTCCCTGTCATGA
- a CDS encoding SigE family RNA polymerase sigma factor — MTTTSDLAAGSRRPLAAGDLAQLYAAHRLSLVRLAILLVDDRASAEDVVQDAFASLAGRLHRLRDPDAALGYLRTSVVNGSRSALRRRRTARAYVPPAEAEPPGPDDRAVLAEEHREVLAGVDRLAPRQREVLVLRYWSGLSEAEIAEACGISRGAVKSTASRALDALEQILKGEGR; from the coding sequence ATGACCACCACCTCGGACCTCGCGGCCGGGTCACGACGGCCGTTGGCCGCCGGCGACCTGGCCCAGCTGTACGCCGCGCACCGGCTCTCGCTCGTGCGCCTGGCGATCCTGCTCGTCGACGACCGGGCCTCCGCCGAGGACGTCGTCCAGGACGCCTTCGCCTCCCTCGCCGGCCGGCTCCACCGCCTCCGTGACCCCGACGCCGCGCTCGGCTACCTGCGGACCTCGGTCGTCAACGGCTCCCGCTCCGCGCTGCGGCGCCGGCGCACGGCGCGCGCCTACGTGCCGCCGGCCGAGGCCGAGCCACCCGGCCCCGACGACCGGGCCGTGCTCGCCGAGGAGCACCGCGAGGTGCTCGCCGGCGTCGACCGGCTGGCGCCGCGCCAGCGCGAGGTGCTCGTCCTGCGCTACTGGTCCGGCCTGTCGGAGGCCGAGATCGCCGAGGCGTGCGGGATCTCCCGCGGCGCCGTCAAGTCCACCGCCAGCCGCGCGCTCGACGCGTTGGAGCAGATCCTGAAGGGAGAGGGCCGATGA
- a CDS encoding nuclear transport factor 2 family protein, whose protein sequence is MTTPAPVQAWHRIAAARDEASLADLDALLAEECVFRSPAVHTPQEGKPVTTAYLLAAMAVLGPTLRYLDEWYAVAEDGGGSAVLEFGCEVGGRSVHGVDMLRWGADGRLTSFTVMIRPAQGLEAVIAAMGAELSRA, encoded by the coding sequence ATGACGACCCCCGCACCCGTGCAGGCCTGGCACCGTATCGCCGCCGCGCGCGACGAGGCCTCCCTCGCCGACCTCGACGCCCTCCTCGCCGAGGAGTGCGTCTTCCGCTCCCCCGCGGTGCACACGCCGCAGGAGGGCAAGCCGGTCACCACCGCCTACCTGCTCGCCGCGATGGCGGTGCTCGGACCCACGCTGCGCTACCTCGACGAGTGGTACGCCGTCGCCGAGGACGGCGGCGGCTCGGCGGTGCTCGAGTTCGGGTGCGAGGTCGGCGGCCGGAGCGTCCACGGCGTCGACATGCTCCGGTGGGGCGCCGACGGCCGGCTGACGTCGTTCACGGTGATGATCAGGCCCGCCCAGGGCCTCGAGGCGGTCATCGCCGCGATGGGGGCCGAGCTGAGCCGCGCCTGA
- the kdpB gene encoding potassium-transporting ATPase subunit KdpB, with protein MSTPASTTPTATTPTARGSSVLTVAQLAAALPGALRKLDPRELLATPVMLVVEVGAVATTVMSVLDPSTLGWLVTLWLWLTVVFGTLAESVAEGRGKAQAASLRELQTETPARRVRGAAGALPHTDTLADLPTDLPTDEVPSTSLHAGDVVVVEAGERIPGDGDVVAGVASVDESAVTGESAPVIRESGGDRSAVTGGTVVLSDRIVVKITSEPGQSFVDRMIALVEGSERQRTPNEIALNVLLSSLTVVFVVVCGSLYFLADHSGAHQSPLVLTALLVCLIPTTIGALLSAIGIAGMDRLVRRNVLAMSGRAVEAAGDVDVLLLDKTGTITHGNRQAAELLAVPGVTSAELAEAALLSSLADETPEGRSIVTLVGGAVATPPGATFVPFSAATRMSGLDLPGRTLRKGAGSAVAQWVHSTGSPAAHPSVAAIEAHVQHVSESGGTPLVVAEQVGSAPARLLGVIHLKDVVKDGIRERFEELRAMGIRTVMITGDNAVTAAAIAREAGVDDVLAEATPEDKLALIRREQQGGRMVAMCGDGTNDAPALAQADVGVAMNTGTTAAKEAGNMVDLDSDPTKLLDVVEIGKQLLITRGALTTFSVANDVAKYFAILPAMFVVAFPDLDVLNVMRLSSPESAIVSAVVFNALVIVALIPLALRGVAYRPASASALLQRNLLVYGVGGLVAPFLGIKLLDLVISHIPGL; from the coding sequence ATGAGCACCCCCGCCAGCACCACCCCCACCGCCACCACCCCCACCGCCCGGGGCTCCAGCGTCCTGACCGTCGCGCAGCTGGCGGCGGCCCTGCCGGGCGCGCTCCGCAAGCTCGACCCGCGCGAGCTGCTCGCCACGCCGGTGATGCTCGTCGTCGAGGTCGGCGCCGTCGCGACGACCGTCATGTCGGTCCTCGACCCGAGCACCCTCGGCTGGCTGGTCACCCTGTGGCTGTGGCTCACCGTGGTCTTCGGGACCCTCGCCGAGTCGGTCGCCGAGGGCCGCGGCAAGGCCCAGGCGGCCAGCCTGCGCGAGCTGCAGACCGAGACGCCCGCCCGGCGGGTGCGCGGCGCGGCCGGCGCGCTGCCCCACACCGACACCCTCGCCGACCTGCCCACCGACCTGCCCACCGACGAGGTCCCGAGCACGTCGCTGCACGCCGGCGACGTCGTCGTGGTCGAGGCCGGCGAGCGGATCCCCGGCGACGGCGACGTCGTGGCGGGCGTCGCGTCGGTCGACGAGTCGGCGGTGACCGGGGAGTCCGCGCCCGTCATCCGCGAGTCGGGTGGCGACCGCAGCGCGGTCACCGGCGGCACGGTCGTGCTCTCCGACCGGATCGTCGTCAAGATCACCTCCGAGCCCGGCCAGTCCTTCGTCGACCGGATGATCGCGCTCGTCGAGGGCTCCGAGCGCCAGCGCACCCCGAACGAGATCGCGCTCAACGTGCTCCTCAGCTCGCTGACCGTCGTGTTCGTCGTGGTCTGCGGCTCGCTGTACTTCCTCGCCGACCACAGCGGCGCCCACCAGTCCCCACTCGTGCTCACCGCGCTCCTGGTCTGCCTGATCCCGACGACGATCGGCGCCCTGCTCTCCGCCATCGGCATCGCCGGCATGGACCGCCTCGTCCGCCGCAACGTGCTCGCGATGTCGGGGCGCGCCGTCGAGGCCGCCGGCGACGTCGACGTCCTGCTGCTCGACAAGACCGGCACGATCACCCACGGCAACCGGCAGGCGGCCGAGCTGCTGGCGGTCCCGGGCGTCACGTCCGCCGAGCTCGCCGAGGCGGCGCTGCTGTCGTCGCTGGCCGACGAGACGCCCGAGGGTCGCAGCATCGTGACCCTCGTCGGCGGCGCCGTCGCGACGCCGCCGGGTGCGACGTTCGTCCCGTTCTCCGCCGCGACCCGGATGAGCGGCCTCGACCTGCCCGGCCGGACGCTGCGCAAGGGCGCCGGATCCGCCGTCGCGCAGTGGGTCCACAGCACCGGATCACCGGCCGCGCACCCCTCGGTCGCCGCGATCGAGGCGCACGTGCAGCACGTCAGCGAGAGCGGCGGCACCCCGCTGGTGGTGGCCGAGCAGGTCGGGTCGGCACCGGCCCGGCTGCTCGGCGTGATCCACCTCAAGGACGTCGTCAAGGACGGCATCCGCGAGCGCTTCGAGGAGCTGCGCGCGATGGGCATCCGCACCGTCATGATCACCGGCGACAACGCCGTCACGGCCGCCGCGATCGCGCGGGAGGCCGGCGTCGACGACGTCCTCGCCGAGGCCACGCCCGAGGACAAGCTCGCCCTGATCCGCCGCGAGCAGCAGGGCGGCCGGATGGTCGCGATGTGCGGCGACGGCACCAACGACGCCCCGGCGCTGGCCCAGGCCGACGTTGGCGTCGCGATGAACACCGGCACCACCGCCGCCAAGGAGGCCGGCAACATGGTCGACCTCGACTCCGACCCGACCAAGCTGCTCGACGTCGTCGAGATCGGCAAGCAGCTGCTGATCACCCGCGGCGCGCTCACGACGTTCTCGGTGGCCAACGACGTCGCCAAGTACTTCGCGATCCTGCCGGCGATGTTCGTGGTCGCCTTCCCCGACCTCGACGTGCTCAACGTGATGCGGCTCAGCAGCCCGGAGTCGGCGATCGTCTCCGCGGTCGTGTTCAACGCGCTGGTGATCGTGGCGCTGATCCCGCTCGCGCTGCGCGGCGTCGCCTACCGGCCCGCGTCGGCGTCCGCGCTGCTCCAGCGCAACCTGCTCGTCTACGGCGTCGGGGGACTGGTCGCCCCGTTCCTCGGCATCAAGCTCCTCGACCTCGTCATCTCGCACATCCCCGGCCTCTAG